GGCGGTCCGCAGGCGCGCCAGGGCCTCCTTGGCGGCGTCGCTGTCGGGGGCGTCCTGCAGCGTGGCGTTGACCTGGACGCGGCCGTCCACCGTGAGCGGCGGCCCGCCCGGGCGGCCGGACGCGGTGACGGGCACGGCCGAATCGACCCCCCGGGTGCCCTCGGCCGCGGCGGTGACCGCGGGCAGCGCCGCCGCGTCCGCCACGATGACGGCCGGGTTGCCCGAACCGCCGGGGAAGTGCTCGCCGAGCACCCGGCCCGCGGAGACGGACGGCGCGTCGTCGACGAAGATCTCGTCCAGCGGCACCCCCCGCGCGGTGAGGGTGGGGGCGAACGCCGCGCACGCCAGCAGGGCCGCGAGCGTCACCGCCCAGACGCGGCGCGGGGCGCGGTCCACGAGGGCCGCCACCTTCGTCCACACGCCGTGCCCGGCGCCGCCCGTCCCGGACTTCGGCGCCGCCGGCCAGTACGCCCCGCGGCCCAGCAGGACCAGGACGGCCGGGAGGAACGTCAGCGCCCCGAGGACCGCGCAGACGATGCCGATGGCGCCGGCCGGACCCAGCGCGCGGTTGTTGGTCAGGTCGCTCAGGAGCAGGGCCAGCAGCCCCAGCGCGACCGTGGCGGCGCTCGCCGCGACGGGGCCGTACGACTGGCGCATCGCGGCGCGCATCGCGGCGTACCGGTCCTCGTGCCGGGCGAGCTCCTCCCGGAACCGCGCGGCCAGCAGCAGGGCGTAGTCGGTCGCGGCGCCGATGACGAGGATGAACAGGATGCCCTGCACCTGGCCGTCGACGCGCAGGACGTCGGCGTCGGCGAGGACGTACACCACCGCGCACGCCAGGGCCAGCGCGAACACCGCGCACAGAATGATCACCAGTGGCAGCAGCACGCTGCGGTACACCAGCAGCAGGATGAGCAGCACGGCGGCGAGGGCGACGCCCAGCAGCAGGCCGTCGATGCCGGCGAACGCGTCACCCAGGTCGGCCTGGGTCGCCGCCGGGCCGGCCAGTCGGGCACGCGTGCCGGGGACGTCGCCGGCGGTGTCGCGGACCCGGTCCAGCACCGTGGACAGCTCGTCTCCGAGGTCGGGCGCCAGCCGCAGGGCGCCCTGGAGCGCCTCGCCGTCCTCGGAGGGCAGGGCGGGGGAGGGGCGGCCGACGACGCCGGGCGTGCCGGCCAGCGAGGCGAGCGCCCGGGTGGCGTCCGCGCGCGCGGCGGGCGCCAGGCGTCCGCCGTCGGCCGCCGTCCACACGACGACGAGGGGCAGCGACTCCTCCTGGCGGAAGGCGCGCTGCGCCTCCAGGACGCGGGTCGACTCGGCGTCCTCCGGGAGGAAGGCCGCCTGGTCGTTGGTGGCCACCTCGCCGAGCTTGCCGGCGTACGGGCCAAGTCCGCCGCCGACGGCGAGCCACACGGCGATCAGGAGGGCGGGGAGCAGCCGGCGGGCGAGGGCCGGGAACGCGGACATGGGTCTCCTGCGGAAGAGGGAGGCGTCCCGCGGGCCGGCCCGGGAGAGCCGGCACGCCGATCGTCTCGAGAAGTATCTCAACAACAAACTATCTCAATGATCGAGTTATATGTCCGGGAGGGTCCCCGCCACGCTGGGATCGGCACACGCCCGGAGGCCCGCACGCCACGAGGCATCACGCGCCCGGGACCGCCACGCGCCCGGGACCGCCACGCGCCCGGGACCGCCACCCGCCAGGGCCGCCACGCGCCCGGACCGTCACCCACCCGGGGCGCGCCGGTCGCGGCCGTCCACCCCGTCAACGCCGGGGTACGCCCTCCGCGCCCAGCTCCTCGTTCAGGACGGTGAGGAAGCGCAGCGCCACCTCCAGCTCCTCCGGTGCGAACCGCTCCCGCGCGGCCTCCGTCGCCCGGGCCAGCGGCTGGAAGAAGGCGCGCGCGGCCCCGCGCGCCCCCTCGGCGTAGTGGAGGTGGACCACGCGCCGGTCGGCGCTCTCCCGCGACCTGCGGATGTGCCCCGCCCGCTCCAGCCGGTCCACGCACGCGGTCACCGCGCCCGAGGTCAGCCCCAGGTGCTCGCGCAGCCGCCCCGGCGTCATCGGCTCGGTGGCGTCCAGGATGGCGGCGAGCGCCTGCACGTCCGTCGGGTGCAGGCCCTGGCTCGTCGCGAAGCCGTGCACCAGCCGGTTCACCTCGCCGTTCATCCGGCGCAGCTGCACGGCGAAGGCCTGCAGGTCCGCCGGGTGCCGCTCACCCCGCGTCCCGCCGTCGGCCCGCTCGTCGTCCCTCGTCACCACCTGGTCAGCCTATAGAAACCCGCAGGTGCGCATCCGCGCGCACCGGACGGGCGGAAGCACCGGGGCGGCGGAAGCACCGGGCGGGCGGAACCCGGGGA
This portion of the Streptomyces changanensis genome encodes:
- a CDS encoding MMPL family transporter, coding for MSAFPALARRLLPALLIAVWLAVGGGLGPYAGKLGEVATNDQAAFLPEDAESTRVLEAQRAFRQEESLPLVVVWTAADGGRLAPAARADATRALASLAGTPGVVGRPSPALPSEDGEALQGALRLAPDLGDELSTVLDRVRDTAGDVPGTRARLAGPAATQADLGDAFAGIDGLLLGVALAAVLLILLLVYRSVLLPLVIILCAVFALALACAVVYVLADADVLRVDGQVQGILFILVIGAATDYALLLAARFREELARHEDRYAAMRAAMRQSYGPVAASAATVALGLLALLLSDLTNNRALGPAGAIGIVCAVLGALTFLPAVLVLLGRGAYWPAAPKSGTGGAGHGVWTKVAALVDRAPRRVWAVTLAALLACAAFAPTLTARGVPLDEIFVDDAPSVSAGRVLGEHFPGGSGNPAVIVADAAALPAVTAAAEGTRGVDSAVPVTASGRPGGPPLTVDGRVQVNATLQDAPDSDAAKEALARLRTAVHAVPGADALVGGYTAQQYDTQRTAERDREVIVPVVLLIILLILVGLLRSLLLPVLLVATVALNFLATLGVSALVFERVLGFSGTDASVPLYGFVFLVALGVDYNIFLMSRVREETFLHGTREGVRRGLTATGGVITSAGVVLAATFAALAVIPLAFLLQIAFIVAFGVLLDTLVVRSLLVPALVRDIGPVSWWPGSLRTRTGPSGS
- a CDS encoding MarR family winged helix-turn-helix transcriptional regulator, with amino-acid sequence MVTRDDERADGGTRGERHPADLQAFAVQLRRMNGEVNRLVHGFATSQGLHPTDVQALAAILDATEPMTPGRLREHLGLTSGAVTACVDRLERAGHIRRSRESADRRVVHLHYAEGARGAARAFFQPLARATEAARERFAPEELEVALRFLTVLNEELGAEGVPRR